A single region of the Actinoplanes sp. SE50/110 genome encodes:
- a CDS encoding response regulator, with protein MVTGEQATSGPRPAVPAWSVYAFAQATGSGIFFGLPDGLPRATLLVVLNAVTVLAVATTARRCAEGRRGWSLLATAQLLSTLGWVCWYLYPMAAAVTVPSPSLGDVFFIGSYALSAVGVGMLARRHADRRTVLDAAIVTTSLGVLLWVVFIAGHAVTPGLSLPQRLTAVAYPVLDLLLLAAALPLALNVRRSPRTLLLLGWVALQLCGDMVFNVQVLHGTFRFGGATFGWWLLSYAVLSAAARYQSSPATGAASRWVRPVLLTIAVLPLPVLLLMRALQASGQDVVVIAGGSLAVTMLVVLRLLTTGRQSPPSAAVRAHLRRAVTRLCAGFVVLALLPLAGLAYLSVREATDTVRTEVDRRLTTSADASVAYVEQKLAGLRALVASYAERRLLAAALADNATADPAALQHHLTGLESRDPAFVGAWVLDAAGRMLAFDPPTPSVIGLNFAHRDYFQGALRTRAPYVSEAFATATPGNPRVVAVSAPILHDGQLVGVITLGYRLAALAAFTDQLAGAQQVRLKLADRRGTLLAGPGSEQPTLTSATGDPQIRAALAGGSGTARHMSDGVETLSAYRTVASVGWAVKAEIPAAQAFAGATRFTGRVGAVTTLLAQVLLLGLVLAVRSERARHAAQAHAGRREAQVTDILQAAGDAFVSIDTAGNVTRWNTQAEIIFGWPADQAVGRPLTELIMPDDQRHAHLAGVQRVAEGGQPHLLGQRVEVQARRRDGELFPAELHVWASGDADDTTFSAFIRDITDRKLAEAEVAAARDEALAASRMKSEFVANMSHEIRTPMNGVIGLTSLLLDTDLDARQRDYLTTVQNSADALLNVINDILDFSKIEAGKLDIDPVDFDPRAVVEDVVSLLAATAQAKGLEIAAVITPAIPPALNGDAHRIRQILTNLVSNAVKFTAHGEVVVTVEIGEPRDGVREVTFAVTDTGIGIPADRQAHLFEAFTQADASTTRRYGGTGLGLTISRQLVGLMGGSIGLDSEPGRGSRFHFTLPLPGAGAPLPGSHPDPELTDVRVLVVDDNSTNRTVVTGLLTGWSMDAHAVADAGAALTALREAADAGTPYAVALLDMHMPGLDGIDLARIIHGDPLLQGTSLAMLTSTNQAGEAQAARDAGVLAYLTKPVRAIQLRTTLLQLLGRTPASPAPEQTSIAERPGSTAHVLIAEDNEVNQEVTREMLAALGYTCDIAADGEQAVRMLQTRHYDAVLMDCQMPVLDGYQATEVIRRLPAPRNAVPVIALTASVLASDQQRCRSAGMDDVLTKPLRKHDLQAYLTRFLPNPASPTTATTTIAEQPHDISDLLDPAAVEELREMGPGFIDRILPNYLRNAPAAAAQIAAAAARQDMTELARLAHKLRGSSGTLAGHRLAATCTDLENAATSGDVVAAATLAALVHQQTHATCDALHTTLTLH; from the coding sequence ATGGTGACGGGTGAGCAGGCAACCTCCGGTCCGCGTCCGGCTGTACCGGCCTGGTCGGTGTACGCATTCGCGCAGGCGACCGGGTCGGGGATCTTCTTCGGCCTGCCAGACGGTCTGCCGCGCGCGACGTTACTGGTGGTGCTCAACGCGGTGACGGTGCTGGCGGTGGCGACGACCGCCCGCCGCTGCGCCGAAGGCCGCCGGGGTTGGTCACTGCTGGCCACGGCTCAGCTGCTCAGCACCCTGGGATGGGTGTGCTGGTACCTGTACCCGATGGCCGCGGCGGTGACCGTGCCCTCACCGTCGCTGGGTGACGTGTTCTTCATCGGCTCCTACGCCCTGTCCGCGGTGGGCGTCGGGATGCTGGCGCGCCGGCATGCCGACCGTCGCACGGTGCTGGACGCGGCGATCGTCACCACCTCACTGGGGGTGTTGCTGTGGGTGGTGTTCATCGCCGGCCACGCGGTGACTCCGGGGCTGAGCCTGCCCCAACGCCTGACCGCCGTCGCGTATCCGGTGCTCGATCTGCTGCTGCTGGCGGCCGCCCTGCCGCTGGCGTTGAACGTCCGACGGTCGCCGCGCACCCTGCTGCTGCTCGGTTGGGTGGCGTTGCAGCTGTGCGGCGACATGGTGTTCAACGTGCAGGTGCTGCACGGCACGTTCCGCTTCGGCGGGGCGACGTTCGGCTGGTGGCTGCTGTCGTACGCGGTGCTCAGCGCCGCGGCGCGGTATCAGTCGTCGCCCGCGACCGGGGCGGCGTCGAGGTGGGTGCGCCCCGTGCTGCTCACCATCGCGGTGTTGCCGCTGCCGGTACTGCTGCTGATGCGGGCGTTGCAGGCCTCCGGGCAGGACGTGGTGGTCATCGCCGGCGGGTCGTTGGCGGTGACGATGCTCGTGGTGCTGCGGCTGCTGACCACCGGCCGGCAGAGCCCGCCCTCGGCCGCGGTGCGGGCACACCTGCGCCGGGCGGTGACCCGGCTGTGCGCGGGATTCGTGGTGTTGGCGCTGCTGCCGCTCGCCGGCCTGGCATATCTGTCGGTACGCGAGGCCACCGACACCGTCCGGACCGAGGTGGACCGGCGGCTGACCACCAGCGCCGATGCCAGCGTCGCCTATGTCGAGCAGAAGCTTGCCGGGCTACGGGCCCTGGTGGCCTCCTACGCCGAACGGCGACTGCTCGCGGCCGCACTCGCCGACAACGCCACCGCCGACCCCGCCGCGCTGCAGCATCACCTCACCGGGCTGGAGTCCCGCGACCCGGCGTTCGTCGGGGCCTGGGTGCTCGACGCCGCCGGCAGGATGCTGGCTTTCGATCCCCCCACGCCGAGCGTCATCGGCCTCAACTTCGCCCACCGCGACTACTTCCAGGGCGCGCTGCGGACCCGTGCGCCCTACGTCTCCGAGGCGTTCGCGACCGCGACACCCGGCAATCCGCGAGTCGTCGCGGTCAGCGCGCCGATCCTGCACGACGGTCAGCTTGTCGGCGTGATCACCCTGGGATACCGGCTGGCGGCGCTGGCCGCATTCACCGACCAGCTCGCCGGCGCGCAACAGGTGCGGTTGAAACTCGCCGACCGCCGCGGCACCCTGCTCGCCGGACCCGGCAGCGAGCAGCCCACGCTCACGTCGGCCACCGGCGACCCGCAGATCCGCGCCGCACTCGCCGGCGGCAGCGGCACCGCCCGGCACATGTCGGACGGGGTGGAGACCCTGTCGGCCTACCGCACCGTCGCCAGCGTCGGCTGGGCGGTGAAAGCGGAGATCCCCGCGGCGCAGGCGTTCGCCGGCGCCACCCGGTTCACCGGCCGGGTCGGGGCCGTGACGACGCTGCTCGCGCAGGTGCTGCTGCTCGGCCTCGTGCTGGCGGTGCGCAGCGAACGTGCCCGCCACGCCGCCCAGGCCCACGCGGGCCGGCGCGAAGCTCAGGTCACCGACATCCTGCAGGCCGCCGGCGACGCGTTCGTCTCCATCGACACCGCGGGCAACGTGACGCGCTGGAACACCCAGGCCGAGATCATTTTCGGCTGGCCCGCGGATCAGGCAGTCGGTCGCCCCCTCACCGAGCTGATCATGCCGGATGACCAGCGACACGCTCATCTGGCCGGCGTGCAGCGCGTCGCCGAGGGTGGGCAACCGCACCTGCTCGGGCAACGCGTCGAGGTGCAGGCCCGCCGCCGCGACGGCGAACTGTTCCCGGCGGAGTTGCACGTCTGGGCATCCGGCGACGCCGACGACACGACGTTCAGCGCGTTCATCCGCGACATCACCGACCGTAAACTCGCCGAGGCCGAGGTCGCCGCCGCCCGGGACGAGGCGCTTGCCGCCTCCCGGATGAAATCGGAATTCGTGGCGAACATGAGCCACGAGATCCGCACCCCGATGAACGGCGTCATCGGCCTCACCAGCCTGCTGCTGGACACCGACCTCGACGCCCGCCAGCGCGACTACCTCACCACGGTGCAGAACTCCGCCGACGCGCTGCTCAACGTCATCAACGACATCCTCGACTTCTCCAAGATCGAGGCCGGCAAGCTCGACATCGACCCGGTCGACTTCGACCCGCGCGCCGTGGTCGAGGACGTGGTCAGTCTGCTCGCCGCGACCGCTCAGGCCAAGGGTCTGGAGATCGCCGCGGTGATCACCCCGGCCATCCCGCCCGCGCTGAACGGCGATGCTCACCGGATCCGGCAGATTCTGACGAACCTGGTCTCCAACGCGGTGAAGTTCACCGCGCACGGCGAGGTCGTCGTCACCGTCGAGATCGGCGAACCCAGGGACGGCGTCCGCGAGGTCACCTTCGCCGTCACCGACACCGGTATCGGCATCCCCGCCGACCGGCAGGCGCACCTCTTCGAAGCGTTCACCCAGGCCGATGCCTCCACCACCCGCCGATACGGCGGCACCGGGCTCGGACTGACCATCAGCCGTCAGCTCGTCGGGCTGATGGGCGGCAGCATCGGCCTGGACAGCGAACCCGGCCGCGGCAGCCGCTTCCACTTCACCCTGCCCCTGCCCGGTGCGGGCGCGCCGCTCCCGGGCTCGCACCCCGACCCGGAACTCACGGATGTCCGCGTGCTGGTCGTCGACGACAACTCGACCAACCGCACCGTCGTCACCGGACTGCTCACCGGCTGGAGCATGGACGCCCACGCCGTGGCGGACGCCGGTGCGGCACTCACGGCGCTCCGGGAAGCCGCCGACGCCGGCACCCCGTACGCCGTCGCGCTGCTGGACATGCACATGCCCGGCCTCGACGGCATCGACCTGGCCCGCATCATCCACGGCGATCCCCTCCTGCAGGGCACCAGCCTCGCGATGCTCACGTCCACCAACCAGGCCGGCGAAGCACAGGCCGCCCGCGACGCCGGCGTGCTGGCCTACCTCACCAAACCGGTGCGGGCGATCCAGCTTCGCACCACCCTGCTACAACTCCTGGGCCGCACGCCCGCCTCCCCCGCACCGGAGCAGACGAGCATCGCGGAGCGACCCGGTTCGACCGCGCACGTCCTGATCGCCGAGGACAACGAGGTCAACCAGGAGGTCACCCGGGAGATGCTCGCCGCTCTCGGCTACACCTGCGACATCGCCGCCGACGGCGAGCAGGCCGTGCGGATGCTGCAGACGCGCCACTACGACGCCGTCCTCATGGACTGTCAGATGCCCGTGCTCGACGGCTATCAGGCCACCGAAGTCATCCGCCGGCTCCCCGCGCCCCGCAACGCCGTACCCGTCATCGCCTTGACCGCCTCCGTCCTCGCCTCCGACCAGCAGCGCTGCCGCAGCGCCGGCATGGACGATGTGCTCACCAAGCCATTGCGCAAGCACGACCTGCAGGCCTATCTGACCCGCTTCCTGCCGAATCCCGCCTCGCCCACGACTGCCACCACCACCATCGCCGAGCAACCGCACGACATCAGCGACCTGCTCGACCCCGCCGCCGTCGAAGAACTCCGCGAGATGGGCCCGGGCTTCATCGACCGGATCCTGCCCAACTATCTGCGCAACGCCCCCGCCGCCGCCGCACAGATCGCCGCCGCGGCGGCCCGTCAGGACATGACCGAACTCGCCCGCCTGGCACACAAATTGCGCGGCAGCAGCGGCACCCTCGCCGGCCACCGCCTCGCCGCCACCTGCACCGACCTGGAGAACGCCGCCACCAGCGGCGACGTCGTCGCCGCCGCCACCCTCGCCGCGCTCGTCCACCAACAGACCCACGCCACCTGCGACGCCCTGCACACCACCCTGACCCTCCACTGA
- a CDS encoding bifunctional diguanylate cyclase/phosphodiesterase has translation MARTGNFSDLMRVVVEGVAQAVPADAVAVVERGRVVAMVGSDEPDRVLRVASGGGTADDGVVVPVARVAPDATAWTGEMTLVLTGRGLGSDEIAVAEAVAAALGVCLSGRRRHDNDSPPAGAADAEGQAARLLERLSVVQRAIARQAPLDEIFRTVTAQTQALLGDDIVALALRDGDDPERLHLVAAYGFPDDVLHRLWSTPVAAGGVTGQAVLRGELVVFDRYADSAHALREGVEAGVHTAMAAPVIHDARVLGSLFVASRKPERSYGPADQNILTAFAGHIGVAIQSARAVDGLQHAFRDPLTGLASRALLLNRLAHSLAHAHRGGGRIAVLLIDLHRFRAVNDAVGHAMGDAILIGAAARLRDLVRGTDTVARCGGDEFAVLLHGAEHVAQASAFARRVMAAMARPFTDGSDGEVTVGCHVGIAFSGPGADSAETLLQGADLALIAAKQRSMGTYEIFQPAMQAALRVRTRIEADLRYAVERGELEVHFQPIVDLRDARIAGCEALVRWRHPQRGMVSPLDFISLAEQNGAITAIGRWVLRQACRQTAQWNRRRPHAPLYVAVNLSGRQLEQSSLADDVVQVLRETGLESNRLVLELTESVLVADAPATLAQLRRFKELGVRLAVDDFGTGYSSLAYLRRFPIDILKIDKSFVDDIATAPASAALAEGIVHLAHTMGLATVAEGVEDARQREVLLNSGCEFAQGYHFAKPLTATECGEHLFGEQPSGSERPQPGSRAAARR, from the coding sequence ATGGCGCGGACCGGGAACTTCTCGGATCTGATGCGGGTCGTCGTGGAGGGTGTGGCCCAGGCTGTGCCGGCGGACGCGGTGGCGGTCGTCGAGCGGGGCCGCGTCGTGGCGATGGTCGGCTCGGACGAGCCCGACCGGGTTCTGCGGGTCGCATCCGGCGGCGGCACCGCCGACGACGGCGTGGTGGTACCGGTGGCAAGGGTCGCGCCGGATGCCACAGCGTGGACCGGCGAGATGACGCTGGTGCTGACCGGCCGGGGTCTGGGCTCCGACGAGATCGCGGTGGCCGAGGCGGTCGCCGCCGCGTTGGGCGTGTGCCTGTCCGGCCGGCGCCGCCACGACAACGATTCCCCACCGGCGGGTGCGGCCGATGCCGAGGGGCAGGCGGCCCGGCTGCTGGAGCGGCTGTCGGTGGTGCAGCGGGCCATTGCCCGCCAGGCACCCTTGGACGAAATCTTCCGTACGGTGACCGCGCAGACGCAGGCCCTGCTGGGTGACGACATCGTCGCGCTGGCCCTGCGTGACGGCGACGACCCGGAACGGCTTCACCTGGTCGCCGCGTACGGATTCCCGGACGACGTGCTGCACCGTCTCTGGTCCACCCCGGTGGCAGCCGGCGGCGTCACGGGGCAGGCGGTCCTCCGCGGTGAACTGGTGGTGTTCGACCGGTACGCCGACTCCGCACACGCGCTGCGCGAAGGCGTGGAGGCCGGGGTGCACACCGCGATGGCAGCGCCCGTCATCCATGACGCAAGAGTGTTGGGAAGCCTGTTCGTGGCCTCCCGGAAACCGGAACGGAGCTACGGCCCCGCTGACCAGAACATCCTGACCGCCTTCGCCGGGCACATCGGGGTGGCGATCCAGTCGGCGCGCGCCGTGGACGGGCTCCAGCATGCCTTCCGCGATCCGTTGACCGGATTGGCGAGCCGGGCGCTGTTGCTCAACCGGCTGGCGCACAGCCTTGCCCATGCCCATCGCGGCGGTGGCCGCATCGCGGTGCTGCTGATCGACCTGCACCGGTTCCGAGCCGTGAACGACGCCGTGGGCCACGCCATGGGGGACGCGATCCTCATCGGTGCCGCCGCGCGTCTGCGTGATCTCGTGCGGGGGACCGACACCGTCGCGCGCTGTGGTGGCGACGAGTTCGCGGTGCTCCTGCACGGTGCGGAGCACGTCGCGCAGGCGAGCGCGTTCGCTCGTCGGGTGATGGCGGCCATGGCCAGGCCGTTCACCGACGGCAGCGACGGTGAGGTCACCGTGGGATGTCATGTCGGGATCGCGTTCAGCGGCCCCGGTGCCGATTCCGCCGAGACCCTGTTGCAGGGGGCCGACCTGGCGCTGATCGCCGCCAAGCAGCGCAGCATGGGCACCTACGAGATCTTCCAGCCGGCGATGCAGGCGGCCCTGCGCGTCCGCACCAGGATCGAGGCGGACCTGCGGTACGCGGTGGAACGCGGCGAGTTGGAGGTGCACTTCCAGCCGATCGTCGACCTGCGCGATGCGCGGATCGCCGGATGTGAGGCGCTGGTGCGCTGGCGTCATCCGCAGCGCGGCATGGTGTCTCCGCTCGACTTCATCTCGCTTGCCGAACAGAACGGTGCGATCACTGCCATCGGCAGGTGGGTGCTGCGCCAGGCGTGCCGGCAGACCGCGCAGTGGAACCGGCGCCGCCCGCACGCGCCGTTGTACGTCGCGGTGAACCTGTCCGGACGGCAGCTCGAACAGTCGTCGCTGGCCGACGACGTCGTCCAGGTGTTGCGCGAAACCGGCCTGGAAAGCAATCGGCTCGTCCTGGAACTGACCGAGTCCGTACTGGTGGCGGACGCACCCGCGACGCTGGCGCAGTTGCGCAGGTTCAAGGAGCTCGGCGTACGCCTGGCCGTGGACGACTTCGGCACCGGCTACTCCTCCCTGGCCTACCTGCGCCGGTTCCCCATCGACATTCTCAAGATCGATAAGTCGTTCGTCGATGACATCGCCACCGCTCCCGCCAGCGCGGCCCTGGCCGAAGGCATCGTTCATCTGGCCCACACGATGGGCCTCGCGACGGTCGCCGAGGGAGTCGAGGACGCCCGTCAGCGGGAGGTCCTGCTGAACAGCGGCTGCGAATTCGCGCAGGGTTACCATTTCGCCAAGCCGCTGACCGCCACCGAGTGCGGTGAGCACCTGTTCGGTGAGCAGCCGTCCGGCTCCGAGCGGCCGCAGCCCGGCTCACGTGCCGCCGCACGTCGGTGA
- a CDS encoding PAS domain-containing sensor histidine kinase — MQDQFFLMGNLVIMVAYAAIMVAIVGPVAHAGQLRTNRLATATALIFFSCAVGHGLHAAMAYRTVMQVPAAHRMQMDAAGWSWTSAVWDLLTAGVGVYYWTLRRNYGVLLGKGGLYVDPWGQRRLDEADARERAARDVAEAQRAALATVVEHTDDAVVGLTPEGIITAWNGGAERLFGYPAEEALGQPVAVLADATGGGEQVDVLDRIRQGERGMAYETRRLRRDGTAVDVALTITPIHDQAGTVIGASAIARDITAAKEAAEHRRAMEERSNQAQRMESLGKLAGGVAHDFNNILAIIANYTEFVAADTSDRPGVQADLTQVRRAVERATNLTRQLLTFTRAQAVQPEDVDLNMAVTEVQMMLERTIGEHIDLVAVPSTRPLMVHTDPGQLQQVLLNLAINARDAMPEGGTLVLEADAVTLDGEEVDMQPPLPAGTYARLLVSDTGEGMSPETAKRIFEPFYTTKPQGRGTGLGLATVYGIVTEAGGSINVYSELNLGTTFRIYLPLVTAESAAAAAAPVHSTAPPLGGGSTVLVVEDEPALARMVARILSEAEYRVLVAADAGEALDLYEQHGCDALLTDVIMPGISGRRLAESLHERQPDLPVLYMSGYSNGLLGTTHILDEDIAFLEKPFTAADLLHKLAAVRTTSSSQR, encoded by the coding sequence ATGCAGGACCAGTTCTTTCTGATGGGCAATCTGGTGATCATGGTGGCCTATGCGGCGATCATGGTGGCGATCGTGGGTCCGGTTGCTCACGCTGGGCAACTGCGCACCAACCGGCTGGCGACCGCCACCGCGTTGATCTTCTTCAGTTGCGCGGTGGGCCATGGCCTGCATGCCGCGATGGCGTATCGCACTGTCATGCAGGTCCCGGCCGCTCACCGCATGCAGATGGACGCCGCCGGGTGGTCCTGGACCTCGGCCGTGTGGGACCTGCTCACCGCCGGCGTGGGCGTCTACTACTGGACGCTGCGCCGCAACTATGGCGTTCTGCTCGGTAAGGGTGGCCTGTACGTGGATCCGTGGGGTCAGCGCCGACTGGACGAGGCTGACGCGCGGGAACGCGCCGCCCGCGATGTCGCCGAGGCGCAGCGGGCCGCCCTGGCGACCGTGGTCGAGCACACCGACGACGCGGTCGTCGGGCTCACCCCGGAAGGGATCATCACGGCGTGGAACGGCGGCGCGGAACGCCTGTTCGGATACCCGGCGGAGGAAGCCCTCGGCCAGCCCGTCGCGGTGCTGGCCGACGCGACCGGCGGCGGCGAGCAGGTGGACGTCCTCGACCGGATCAGGCAGGGCGAGCGCGGCATGGCGTACGAGACCCGACGGCTGCGCAGGGACGGGACCGCCGTCGACGTCGCGCTGACGATCACCCCGATCCACGATCAGGCGGGCACGGTCATCGGCGCCTCCGCCATCGCCCGCGACATCACCGCGGCCAAGGAGGCCGCCGAACACCGGCGTGCGATGGAGGAGCGCAGCAACCAGGCGCAGCGCATGGAGAGCCTCGGCAAGCTGGCCGGTGGTGTCGCTCATGACTTCAACAACATTCTGGCGATCATCGCCAACTACACCGAGTTCGTGGCGGCGGATACGAGCGACCGGCCGGGTGTGCAAGCGGACCTCACGCAGGTACGCAGGGCGGTGGAGCGGGCGACCAATCTGACCCGGCAGTTGCTGACCTTCACCCGCGCGCAGGCCGTCCAGCCGGAGGACGTGGACCTCAACATGGCGGTCACCGAAGTCCAGATGATGTTGGAGCGCACCATCGGCGAGCACATCGACCTGGTCGCGGTGCCCTCGACGCGGCCCCTGATGGTGCACACCGATCCGGGTCAGCTGCAGCAGGTGCTGTTGAACCTGGCGATCAATGCCCGGGACGCGATGCCCGAGGGCGGCACCCTGGTTCTGGAGGCCGACGCCGTGACGCTGGACGGCGAGGAGGTCGACATGCAACCGCCCCTGCCCGCCGGCACGTACGCCCGCCTGTTGGTCAGCGACACGGGCGAGGGCATGTCGCCCGAAACGGCCAAGCGCATCTTCGAGCCGTTCTACACCACCAAGCCGCAGGGCCGCGGCACCGGATTGGGGCTGGCCACCGTCTACGGCATCGTGACCGAAGCCGGAGGCAGCATCAACGTCTACTCGGAGCTGAACCTCGGTACGACCTTCCGGATCTACCTCCCGTTGGTGACGGCAGAGTCCGCCGCCGCTGCTGCCGCGCCGGTGCACAGTACGGCGCCACCACTCGGCGGCGGCAGCACCGTTCTCGTCGTCGAGGACGAGCCGGCTCTCGCCCGGATGGTCGCCCGCATCCTCAGTGAAGCCGAATACCGCGTGCTCGTTGCCGCCGATGCCGGCGAAGCACTGGACCTGTACGAACAACACGGCTGCGACGCCTTGCTGACTGATGTGATCATGCCCGGTATCTCCGGGCGCCGTCTGGCCGAGTCGCTGCACGAGCGTCAGCCGGACCTCCCCGTCCTCTACATGTCGGGGTACAGCAACGGCCTGCTCGGCACCACCCACATCCTCGACGAGGACATCGCCTTTCTCGAGAAGCCCTTCACCGCCGCTGACCTGCTCCACAAGCTGGCAGCGGTACGGACGACGAGCTCCAGCCAGAGGTGA
- a CDS encoding response regulator — protein MSHIVAADDDAGIRRVVERVLTRAGHTVDLCSNGQELVTEVRAQHPDAVVTDNEMPGMTGLQARAELLTTPDTEDIPVVMASGSVTPEQAAATLREGDRVVHKPFQPAELRDAVREVLIHRRPRPA, from the coding sequence GTGAGTCATATTGTCGCGGCCGACGACGACGCCGGCATCCGCCGGGTGGTGGAGAGGGTGCTGACCCGTGCCGGCCACACGGTGGACCTGTGCAGCAACGGTCAGGAGCTTGTCACCGAGGTTCGCGCCCAGCATCCGGACGCGGTCGTGACCGACAACGAGATGCCGGGGATGACCGGCCTGCAGGCACGCGCGGAACTACTCACCACCCCGGATACCGAGGACATCCCGGTCGTGATGGCCAGTGGCTCGGTCACTCCGGAGCAGGCCGCCGCAACGCTTCGAGAGGGCGACCGGGTCGTGCACAAACCGTTCCAGCCGGCCGAGTTGCGCGACGCTGTGCGAGAGGTCCTGATCCACCGTCGACCGCGACCGGCCTGA
- a CDS encoding SpoIIE family protein phosphatase, with product MIESFEASWQTVGDTGLRASAEPAFDRIAGLARVLLSVPVAVVALFDAQGQFFPGAAGLAEPWATLRQAPLSHTLYEPADLRQGPVVVADARTDPRCAHRPAISSLRAGSYVAMPLTDNAGTVLGALCVIGDRPRAWSATDLSQLSDLALTCSDSLQSRIALGRAESRSAAATATSRQARAVSARGELLLKASVLLAQARTVADTVDAVAQLTSPVFDPDLIGMVLLDDEHRLRVFGADGLPGDVASRWVSFPTSAPLPAATAFRTGQLLSLPDPAAITAEFPQLADEFFGLGWKAIACQPLPGVHGTLGVLTLSWTHPQHLDAEQRSIIVTVAGYLGQALQRIAHLDAQYTAARTLQRALLTRLPHTATLRLAARYLPAHHGDLVGGDWYDTVPLADDRLALVIGDVSGHNLTAAAAMSELRSMARALLIDRPDTPSGVLHRLDHANQALGADIIATAVIAYLDPQPDGSHRLQWSNAGHPAPTLITAGNRVTGLPGADPLLGARHRRPRSTHHHVLPPGATLLLHTDGLIETRDASLDEGISQLHRLLSHHRDPVTFADVLAAHANARIREDDVAFLLATAVPVAARHTLTAPAEGDCADGS from the coding sequence GTGATCGAATCGTTCGAGGCGTCCTGGCAGACGGTGGGCGACACCGGCCTCCGGGCGAGCGCCGAGCCGGCCTTCGACCGGATCGCCGGTCTGGCCCGGGTTCTGCTCAGCGTCCCCGTGGCGGTCGTGGCCCTGTTCGACGCCCAGGGGCAGTTCTTCCCCGGCGCCGCGGGGCTGGCCGAACCCTGGGCCACTCTGCGGCAGGCACCGCTGAGCCACACCCTGTACGAGCCGGCAGACCTGCGGCAAGGACCCGTCGTCGTCGCCGACGCCCGCACCGACCCACGATGCGCCCACCGCCCGGCGATCAGCTCGTTACGGGCCGGCAGTTACGTGGCAATGCCGCTGACCGACAACGCCGGCACCGTTCTGGGAGCGTTGTGCGTCATCGGCGACCGGCCTCGCGCCTGGTCCGCAACGGACCTGTCGCAGCTGTCCGACCTCGCCCTGACCTGCTCGGACAGCCTGCAATCGCGAATCGCTCTCGGGCGGGCCGAAAGCCGCAGCGCCGCCGCGACGGCGACCAGCCGCCAGGCCCGGGCGGTCTCCGCACGCGGCGAACTCCTGCTCAAGGCCAGCGTCCTGCTGGCGCAGGCGCGTACCGTCGCCGACACCGTGGACGCGGTCGCCCAGCTCACCTCACCGGTGTTCGACCCCGACCTGATCGGCATGGTCCTGCTCGACGACGAGCACCGCCTGCGGGTCTTCGGCGCCGACGGGCTCCCCGGCGACGTCGCCTCCCGCTGGGTCAGCTTCCCCACCTCGGCGCCGCTGCCGGCCGCCACGGCGTTTCGCACCGGACAGCTGCTGTCCCTGCCCGACCCGGCCGCCATCACCGCCGAGTTCCCGCAGCTCGCCGACGAATTCTTCGGACTGGGCTGGAAAGCCATCGCCTGTCAGCCCCTCCCCGGCGTGCACGGCACCCTCGGCGTCCTCACCCTGTCCTGGACGCACCCGCAACACCTCGACGCCGAGCAGCGCAGCATCATCGTCACCGTGGCCGGATACCTCGGGCAGGCCCTGCAACGCATCGCCCACCTGGACGCGCAGTACACCGCCGCCCGAACCCTGCAGAGGGCCCTGCTCACGCGACTGCCGCACACCGCGACGCTGCGGCTGGCCGCCCGCTACCTACCCGCCCACCACGGTGATCTGGTCGGCGGAGACTGGTACGACACGGTCCCGCTCGCCGACGACCGGCTCGCCCTGGTCATCGGCGACGTATCCGGGCACAACCTGACCGCCGCCGCGGCCATGAGCGAACTGCGCAGCATGGCCCGGGCCCTGCTCATCGACCGGCCCGACACTCCCTCGGGGGTCCTGCACCGCCTCGATCACGCCAATCAGGCCCTCGGCGCCGACATCATCGCCACCGCGGTCATCGCCTACCTCGATCCGCAACCGGACGGCAGCCACCGCCTGCAATGGTCGAACGCCGGACACCCCGCGCCCACCCTGATCACCGCCGGCAACCGGGTCACCGGGCTGCCCGGCGCCGACCCGCTGCTCGGCGCCCGCCACCGTCGCCCCCGGAGCACCCACCATCACGTGCTCCCGCCCGGCGCCACCCTCCTGCTGCACACCGACGGGCTGATCGAGACGCGTGACGCCAGCCTCGACGAGGGCATCTCCCAGCTGCATCGACTACTTTCCCACCATCGCGACCCCGTGACGTTCGCCGATGTACTCGCCGCCCACGCCAACGCGCGCATCCGTGAGGACGACGTCGCCTTCCTCCTGGCCACCGCCGTGCCGGTAGCCGCCCGACACACGCTCACGGCACCCGCCGAAGGCGACTGCGCCGACGGCAGCTGA